The following nucleotide sequence is from Glycine max cultivar Williams 82 chromosome 9, Glycine_max_v4.0, whole genome shotgun sequence.
GCTACTAAATATCACTCCATTCTTTCAACAAATATACATAGGAGAAAACAAGAAATCCCactaatgatttataattagtttAGTTTACTCCATGATTAGTTGCCTGTGGCGATTGAGGTCCTTCAAGTAACTTGAGCAAGTATAATCTTCTTCTAGGTCACATGCCTCTAACATGAGAGACTTTTGTGCAACTAAAGTTTTCTTTGGTTCCATAATTGTCTCTTCACCCTTTAGTAGCTGCACAACCTGTAGTTAACAAAGATACAAGTTAGCTTCCTACCATGGAAAATGGTACAACAATGTGGTGAATCAAACTTAAGCTGAAAAAGACCATATGCTCATTTTCTAACCTGATTCATGTATGGCCGCTTGGAGGATACATGGTGGACACACCTGGAAGCTGTCACCATGGCACGCTTCATTTCAATAGGGTCATATTCCTCTCCTAATCTGGGGTCTGCTAAATCCTTTACATTGTTTGTATCCAGTAGTGGCTTGGCCTGATAACAGTAAATGATTTCTAATTTGTATACATAAGAATTTTGCAAGCCATTATATAAACATATTGAATTCTTGATTACCAAGTCCTCATGTGTTCAATTGAGGACTCACTGATATGCGCTCTTAATGAAGCCTATTAGTCTAATACACTCCATTACATTTAGGGGGTTATGAAGACTTACCCAGATGACAAGACTTTGTCTACTATCCGAATCAACAGCGCGTCGACCAGTTATGAGCTCCAAAAGCAAAACTCCATAGGCAAATACATCAGTTTTCTCATCCACAACTCCATGCATAAAGTACTCCGGAGCCAAATATCTGCAGCCAATAATTTGGTGCAAGcagtgttttaacttttaagaaaaAGGTTACAATAGGAAATATGTGAATCAAAGGAGCTACGAGACTAACCCAAATGTTCCTTCTATTGGGAAGACAACGTGGCTGGTCCACTTACTTGGGAGCCACTTTGCCAGTCCAAAATCTGATATCTGAAGTTTATTACGGCACCAATTATTTTCCTTCCCTACTATGGtagaaaagaatataatatgaaatttcaGTTTATATTATAAGTTGCTACCATACTACCTCAGCTTCATAGTTTTCATTTAGTAATATGTTGGAGGCCTTGATGTCCCTATGAATGATTCGTCTCGGGCACTCTTTATGGAGATAAACCAATCCATCCGCCACCCCAACAGCTACCTTGGATCTTATCTTCCAGTCCAAGCATTCAGAACCTGACATGTTGAACATCTCTTTGTTAGCCATGCACAATAGAATAAGAGGAATAACTAGAGAAGGAAGACATGAATAGAGAAGCTAAGAGATGGATTCAGCACCACACCGAAAAGCAAAGAAGAAAGACTGCCATGCGAAGCAAGCTGTAGGACAAAGTAGAGGCCACGATCAACCCCGAACCCAATAAGGCGTGTCGCATTGGGGTGGTTTATGTGTGCAATGATCCCAAGCTCCGTCAAGAAATCACCAGCTCTGTCTGcagcatccttttcattcttcatTAGCCTCTTTACAGCTATAACTTGACCATCGGGTAAGTGGCCTTTGTACACTTCAGCATGACCACCTTTCCCAAGCAAGTTCTCTGTGGAGCCACAAATAACAAAGAAACCAAATAAAAACTCAACGTATTTTGATAAATAGTTATTGATCTTATTATTAGTAGTGTGTAGCTTCTGAACTCGGGCACATAAAAGTCTTTATGTTAAAAGaccaaaagatatatttaactttgtttaatAGGACTAAAAGGGCAATCTCAAAGGCTCACCAACATCCCGTGGAATATAGACTTTGATCTAGTAGCATAATTTGGCAACTATCTGCTATTAATTTGAATAGTGTTGGACTTAGTAAATTACTTGGGGAAATGTCAGATTCAAAATAACTCTAATGTGGAAACATTATTTGACTGGCTTCttattgaaattatttctgtCATTTAGTCgagattttagaaaataaaggaaaGTGACTTCATATACATGCTTTTTCCTATTTAGTAATGGCGGAATGCTGCTTTCACAACTGTTTTGCTACATCTGCATTTTGCATTATAAAGGTAGTATGAACAATTCAAACTCAATAACTTTCCCTACATCAATTATAAATTGTGTCAAGTGgctttttttcttaagaaatgatatgtgatgatattcTTAGTCAAATCTCATTAGGTTGATTGAATATTTATCCCAAGGATCGAAATCGAATGAAAGAAACAGACAAAATACATCATAAATTTTGATTACTACACAAACTAACAAAACAACTCCAACACCAGACCCTGTAGTATAAAAGAATGTCCCTGTTGCAAGAATTGAAACATGTGACATATACCAATTACCAACCATAATTGACACCATTTATAAAAACATCTTTAGGATGTTAAATAAGCCAAAGCCGTACCCTTGACAAATTTACAAAAACCAATTTATTAGCTTGACTCATGCATGTGCTATCTATGAAATCAAGTGAGAAGTGTCTTTCTTGTAAAGTTGTAAACTATGGTCACACTGATATGCCTCTTTTCAATGGACACACTGCCCAATCCCAAAGGCTAAAGGGTGGGACACTGTCCAATGTGGCTGACAAGTGACAATCCAAAGCACTAGCATAAGCGTACGGCACGCCCGTGTTTCGGTATATTTTCAAGGCAAATGTCTTTAAAGTAACTTTGTCTTTTGTGCAAAGTACACGAGGTTATACATAAGTAATACTAGTACTCTTGAATTTAATGACTAATACTGGTATTATCCTAATGCCCCTgcactttaaattaaaacaaaataaaactcactCCTAAATATAACTTAATTGAATAGGTCGCgtgattattataaattttttagcaTCATTTTTCTCGATttctaaggataaaaaaaatcttatgcaTATTTTCATGGGGTCATACTTGATACTTTAGTATCCAGCGTACACTTGCAATCTGCACTAGGGTAAAGAGTAGAGTGAGGTCCCATGAATTACATGTCCTTGTGTGTGGAGATGCAGAAACAAACAGAAACCCTATGTTACGGTCAAAAAGGTCGTCTACTCTACAGTTTCCAAGGGAAACTTTGGCACTAACCAACTCCCAAGCTCAGCGGCAATTAACCGCCGTGTCATCATCATTCATCAACCATCAACCATAATATACAACAATCAACcatgttatataaaattaattgaaacctAGACCTATTTCACCTACAAAATATCtcttaaaaatacatatttcttACTTCTcttttcaataataaataaacctCTTATACATTTCAAGACCAACTATTTTGTACCACCCCACGAGGGATGTCTCATCTCAAGTAGAAGAAAGCAGAGTCTTGAATTTATTAAATTGTAGGTTCAAATTCCTATTCACTTGAGAAATTTGGTAAATATAAACCCTCTTtacatatcataattaaaaaagaaattattttgtgTCATTCAGAAAAAAGCTATAACGAAAAGGATACATTATCTAATAGCACGAGAGTATACGCtagttataaaaatgaaatgctacatgattaattataaaagaGACACCAAAAGAGGAAATGAATCAGAGTCACGTTTCTTTTCTTCAGCTAATGGTGACTGACTGATAAATACAGTACCTAACAACTTGCAAACTTATATCATTGGGCGAACTTGGTCACCCTAGCAAGAAGTTGAGAACTACAgtaatttcttaatttcttaataaGCTGAACTTTCTcaataaataatctttttttacatataaactTACGAGGGGAACTTATATCTGCTATtcaaaaaagactaaaattcttcaccaaattcctattaaaaaaaca
It contains:
- the LOC100775930 gene encoding receptor-like cytosolic serine/threonine-protein kinase RBK1 produces the protein MATTYNNVKEFTSDDEASPRAILETPVSETESDNSGSSESFSSVSPEKSQAVTGKEVPKEGYVQQLMTMIDVFKFKSVRKLTAVPLFAVGNDISRKGLTKKLARIRSAEDGIDIGAIPTKPSWRNFDYEELVAATGDFSSENLLGKGGHAEVYKGHLPDGQVIAVKRLMKNEKDAADRAGDFLTELGIIAHINHPNATRLIGFGVDRGLYFVLQLASHGSLSSLLFGSECLDWKIRSKVAVGVADGLVYLHKECPRRIIHRDIKASNILLNENYEAEISDFGLAKWLPSKWTSHVVFPIEGTFGYLAPEYFMHGVVDEKTDVFAYGVLLLELITGRRAVDSDSRQSLVIWAKPLLDTNNVKDLADPRLGEEYDPIEMKRAMVTASRCVHHVSSKRPYMNQVVQLLKGEETIMEPKKTLVAQKSLMLEACDLEEDYTCSSYLKDLNRHRQLIME